Part of the Trichoderma asperellum chromosome 1, complete sequence genome is shown below.
CTCCttgttctctctcctttctcaaTGACCCTCCCCCTTCGTTCTtccattctctttcttcttcctcttcctttcctctcctctcctcctcttccacttcCCTCTCCTCCCTCTTCATATGCCCAATCTTCCTCCCGCCATCTGCGACGCTCTCCGTCTGTCCCACGCCCGTCACTCATGAAGCCCGTCTATGGGCTTGCCAAAGGGGGAGTGAGGCCTTGCTACTGCGGTTGAGGAAACCCCGTCCGTATCTGTTCCcgccagcaagaaaaaaaaaaaaaaaccttcaCCGTGCCTTTCTTCTCGTGTGCCTGAATAGCTTCTGCATTGTGTAATACTAGCCCGTATTCTGTTTTATACCCATTCCTCCCTGGAATACCCTCTCAATTACACTTCAGCCTTAGacacaaaaagaaacaatcgTCTCACCCAAAGATACCCCTTTGCTAAGATGCACACCAGAGATTCCAAGGCGCGCAAGACCATCATCAGGATGGATCCGGACTGCGCCATCTGCCATGCTCCGGCCTCGATGGCCTGTGACTGCGAGGCAAAAGGCCTCGAAGTGGCTGTTAAACAGGCCGAGGAACGCATGATGCGATCCATATATAGTGACATACGGTTCGTTCACCGCCTTCATAATCGACTCTATTAGCGCCACTAACTTGTTCAAATCATAGTTCGTGGGTAAGGGCCCATGCTCAAGATTACATACTTGAGTATTTCCGTCAACTCGCTGAGCGACGAAAGACGGCCCACTCGGCTCATCTTGATCACATCACTGCCCACGCCTTCTACCATTACAATGCGCCGCCACACCCAAACCAAATTGCTGAGGCTCAGGCCACCCTGAAGCGAGGCATTGATGAAGATTGGCAGGCCAGCGTCCAACGTTACCCCGAGGTCCTCGAGTATTTCTACAGCCTCATCGAGCTCACCCTTCCCGCAGACGATGAGGCAGCCGTGAAAAATCCTCCATTGACTGCTCCTCCTCGAAAGCCGACCCGTCGAGCCGGCTCAATCAGCGCCAGTGCTGGCACTCCTGCCCCTCCTCCAGCCATAGCTCCTCCATCACAATTTCATGACCGTGAGGCTCTTATGGAGCGTCGCACTCCTgccccagctgctgcatcaCGAGATCGAAGGACATTcaggccgccaccaccacagcaCCACCCATCTTCATCGTATTACGCACCTTTTGGATAAACCAAAAATCAAGATGTCAAGACAGCTAAGCAACGACCAAAGAAACTATGGCTAaaagccttttcttttttcttttcttcatatgATGACACAAACGCCAGAAGCGCAAGCAGTGAAGATATCACGTTTCTTTACCCTCATCTCTTCTGCGACATGAGCATGACGACATGTACGATCACCATCAGGTTTCATTTGTCTGGAATGGGAATGGCACGATTGCATGGTAGTTGGAGTAGCCTGGCTTTGAAATCTCGGATGTTGGagctttttcattttttcctccttctctcttcaattTTTGCCTACATTTATACGATTTTGAATACCCGTGTTAGACGAGTTTCGAAAAAAAGGCTTGAAACGCATACATACCATCCGCATACCATTTAGCTTGgcgtataaaattaaagtattcaGGAAAGcggattattttttttttcttttttttttttttccaatgcTTAACATGATTACTGTCTCAAGAGTAATCAGGGGCCTTTGTGCTTCCTACAGCCATCATAAGTCATCCCGTGTTGAAGATTTGAACAATTCGTGTTTTTTTTCATGGTCTGATCTAGTCTATTTTGTACAAGACGCAGTACGACTGAAACAAATATGTAAACTTTAAAAGTCTGCCGCTGACTGCCTTGCTGCCGAGGCGGATAGCAGCACGAACACACCAAGATTGCCCGACTAATTAGATGCCCAGCGTGGTGAACCGTATCATATATATTGCTGGTATCATTGCATGGGCTACGCCTACTAGCTTACTTTGCATGTAGGTGTGTTCCCATCGACGCATACAGCGAGTTACATGCAGGAAGCCAGCCAGTCAAAGCCGCCACATacaccgaaaaaaaaaacgaataGACCTCGGGACATTTACCAGGTTGTGCCAGCATTAATGCGAGTATCACATGAGTGGGGGAAGAGACAGTACTTTGTGCCACACGTCAACATGTTTTAAAAGGGGGAGGAATGtagcctttttatttttttccttatACATCATTTTCCATGAGGCCTGTATATTTCGTGCTCGGCTTGAAAACTCCCATTTATCCCCCCATCCATTGACGAGGATATAAAAGATACCTAGGTACAAAATAAGAGATACCAAtgacaaaaaagaaagctgaaacgataaaaaaaaaggacaaacaGACCAACACGCGGAACGCTTGTTGTAACGATgtaggagaaaagaaagaaaagagcttttccttttttttataaaaaaaagaacaaaatcCCTCCTATTTTGAGACaggtttttttccctttcctacttttttgtttttcaaTTCCTTATAGACttgtaaaaagaaaattacgATTCGATTTCCCATCTACATCCCTGCAGCTGGCGATTGATGgaacgagagaagagagagaatataTCATATAGCGGTGTATGAAATGGCGcgcgagagagaggaaagtcGAACGAAGGGTGAAATGCGCCAACTTGGTAATGAGGAATGTAGATAGGTGAAAGGAATCATTGAGAAAATCGGAGTCTTCTCTTTCAGTGAAGGAAGGGAGGAGAAAGTCCTTTATGACTCCTcctgcttctccttgtcctccAGGGAGGCGTCCTTGAGGTCGGCAGCAACCTCGTCGACCTTGTCGCCATTAGCCTCGGCCTTCTCGAGCTcctcaagcttcttcttggccttctcgATGTTCTGTTTAGGTTGAAAGGATTAGCCAGGAAACACAT
Proteins encoded:
- a CDS encoding uncharacterized protein (EggNog:ENOG41), encoding MHTRDSKARKTIIRMDPDCAICHAPASMACDCEAKGLEVAVKQAEERMMRSIYSDIRSWVRAHAQDYILEYFRQLAERRKTAHSAHLDHITAHAFYHYNAPPHPNQIAEAQATLKRGIDEDWQASVQRYPEVLEYFYSLIELTLPADDEAAVKNPPLTAPPRKPTRRAGSISASAGTPAPPPAIAPPSQFHDREALMERRTPAPAAASRDRRTFRPPPPQHHPSSSYYAPFG